A genome region from Cytophagia bacterium CHB2 includes the following:
- a CDS encoding DoxX family protein — translation MVSLEKLKKEVTTVKYIVLVGRILFSLIFVIGGISNFSKQAIEHGAAQGIPLAAIAVPLSGVIALLGGLSIALGYKAKWGAWLLVLFLVPVTVMTHNFWAIQDSMLAQMHQVMFMKNLSMLGAALLISYFGAGPLSLDGRQKTHSEQRTRRLQHREAVIA, via the coding sequence ATTGTCTCCCTCGAGAAACTAAAAAAGGAGGTTACAACCGTGAAGTACATTGTATTGGTCGGAAGAATTCTATTCTCATTAATCTTCGTGATTGGCGGCATCAGCAATTTTTCGAAGCAGGCGATCGAGCACGGAGCAGCGCAGGGAATCCCATTGGCTGCGATTGCAGTTCCGCTCTCCGGAGTGATCGCGCTCTTGGGAGGACTCAGCATCGCCCTCGGTTATAAAGCCAAATGGGGCGCGTGGCTGCTGGTATTGTTCCTCGTGCCGGTCACGGTGATGACGCACAACTTCTGGGCCATACAGGATAGCATGCTGGCGCAGATGCATCAGGTGATGTTCATGAAGAATCTTTCCATGCTGGGTGCTGCGCTTCTCATCTCTTACTTTGGCGCTGGCCCGTTGAGCTTGGACGGACGGCAGAAAACACATTCAGAGCAACGCACACGGCGCCTGCAACATAGAGAAGCAGTGATCGCGTAG
- a CDS encoding DUF1269 domain-containing protein, which produces MNKMMVAVFDSETVAFEGLSALKGLHKDGDITVYATAVLVKDASGKVSVKQVVEQGPIGAGLGMLVGSMVGLLAGPVGLAVGASIGSLTGLISDLNKSGIDVQFVDEVSNALGSGKAAVLADVEESWTEPVDARVRKLGGMVFRRLRSEVVEDQLARESAAFKAEVKQLKEELAQANAENKAAIQAQIDEAKNKAQVMQDQAKGQIDQAKREAEAKITALQGQLKQASDRQKAKIEKRIAEVKADLEARHAKLQEAGRLAKEALAL; this is translated from the coding sequence ATGAACAAGATGATGGTCGCAGTCTTCGACAGCGAGACGGTGGCTTTTGAGGGCCTCAGCGCGCTCAAGGGACTCCACAAGGATGGGGACATCACGGTGTACGCAACGGCGGTCCTCGTGAAAGATGCCTCGGGCAAGGTGAGCGTGAAGCAGGTCGTCGAGCAGGGGCCCATCGGCGCCGGCCTCGGCATGTTGGTCGGCAGCATGGTGGGATTGCTGGCGGGTCCGGTCGGACTGGCCGTGGGAGCGTCGATAGGTAGCCTGACAGGCTTGATCTCTGATCTGAACAAGTCGGGCATCGACGTCCAATTCGTGGACGAGGTCTCGAACGCCCTCGGCTCTGGCAAGGCGGCGGTCCTGGCCGATGTGGAAGAGAGCTGGACGGAGCCCGTTGACGCACGAGTCAGGAAACTGGGTGGCATGGTTTTCCGACGCCTGCGCTCCGAGGTCGTCGAGGACCAACTGGCGCGGGAATCCGCTGCGTTCAAGGCTGAAGTGAAGCAGCTCAAGGAGGAGCTGGCTCAGGCAAACGCTGAGAACAAGGCCGCGATCCAGGCGCAGATCGACGAGGCGAAGAATAAGGCCCAGGTGATGCAGGACCAGGCCAAAGGCCAAATCGATCAAGCAAAGCGCGAAGCCGAGGCGAAGATCACCGCCCTGCAGGGACAGCTCAAGCAGGCGAGCGACCGGCAGAAGGCAAAGATTGAGAAGCGCATCGCCGAAGTAAAGGCTGACCTCGAGGCACGTCACGCCAAGCTCCAGGAAGCTGGACGACTTGCCAAGGAGGCATTGGCACTTTAG
- a CDS encoding ATP-binding protein: MLQNQNTYKALAVNASHASAEVLASMSSHHPKTVMDLAEAEKVYELTTPSHTENLEPIRSFLATIAQKAGFDETAVMEIEIAVEEACVNTIKHAHANDVAKPLHLRITIDHQKLAVVVKDQGQGFDPKQLEKQDAKALLSKLQAGGRGILMMKMLMDEVHFAFESGIGTQVRLVKYRISPRCRTIH; the protein is encoded by the coding sequence ATGTTGCAAAATCAAAATACCTACAAGGCTCTCGCGGTGAATGCAAGTCACGCCTCCGCAGAAGTTTTGGCGAGCATGTCCAGCCACCACCCAAAAACAGTGATGGATTTGGCCGAGGCCGAGAAAGTTTATGAGCTGACAACTCCGAGCCATACTGAAAATCTGGAGCCGATTCGCAGCTTCCTTGCGACCATCGCTCAAAAAGCCGGCTTTGACGAAACGGCGGTAATGGAGATCGAGATTGCCGTTGAGGAGGCCTGCGTCAATACAATTAAACATGCCCATGCAAATGACGTGGCCAAGCCGCTGCATCTTCGGATAACCATCGACCATCAAAAACTGGCGGTAGTGGTGAAAGATCAAGGTCAAGGCTTTGATCCCAAGCAGCTCGAAAAGCAGGATGCCAAGGCGCTCCTTTCAAAGCTGCAAGCCGGCGGGCGCGGCATTCTGATGATGAAGATGCTGATGGATGAAGTTCATTTTGCCTTTGAAAGCGGAATAGGAACGCAAGTCCGGCTGGTGAAATACCGCATATCTCCGCGCTGCCGGACGATTCATTAA
- a CDS encoding site-2 protease family protein gives MKWSFKLGEIAGIGIYVHATFLLLLGWVALSYYLAGQSIAMMINGVAFLLALFGIVVLHELGHALTAKRFGIQTRDITLLPIGGVARLERMPDDPKQELWVALAGPAVNVVLAAVLYIAIGLTSGPPSLSNLSMVSGNFWEKLLWVNVSLAAFNLLPAFPMDGGRVLRALLAMRMDYVRATQIAAHVGQGMALLFGFIGLFYNPFLVFIALFVWMGASQEASMVQMKSALGGIPVQAAMIKDFRTLAPADSLERAVDHILAGFQQDFPVVEQGRVVGVLTRNDLLKALSQRGPNGRVEDAMQRQFETADPNEMLETVFARLNASRCHSLPLVRNGQLAGILTMDNVGEFLMVQAALRGARA, from the coding sequence ATGAAATGGTCTTTTAAACTCGGTGAAATTGCCGGCATCGGCATTTACGTGCACGCGACGTTTTTGCTGCTGCTCGGCTGGGTGGCGTTGAGCTATTATCTCGCCGGGCAGAGCATCGCGATGATGATCAACGGCGTGGCGTTCTTGCTGGCGCTGTTCGGAATTGTCGTGCTCCACGAGCTGGGACACGCGCTCACCGCTAAACGCTTCGGCATTCAGACGCGCGACATTACCCTGCTGCCGATCGGCGGCGTCGCGCGTTTGGAGCGCATGCCGGATGATCCCAAACAGGAGTTGTGGGTGGCGCTGGCCGGACCGGCGGTCAACGTGGTTTTAGCGGCGGTGTTGTACATCGCCATTGGGTTAACTTCCGGGCCGCCATCGTTGAGCAACCTTAGCATGGTGAGTGGGAACTTTTGGGAAAAGTTGCTGTGGGTCAACGTCTCGCTGGCGGCGTTCAATCTCCTGCCGGCGTTTCCGATGGACGGCGGCCGCGTGCTGCGCGCGTTGTTGGCCATGCGCATGGACTATGTGCGTGCAACGCAAATCGCCGCCCACGTCGGACAAGGCATGGCGCTTCTGTTTGGATTCATCGGCTTGTTTTACAATCCCTTCCTGGTGTTCATCGCGCTTTTTGTGTGGATGGGCGCCTCGCAAGAAGCGAGCATGGTGCAAATGAAATCGGCGCTCGGCGGCATTCCGGTCCAGGCCGCGATGATCAAGGACTTTCGCACGCTGGCGCCCGCGGATTCTTTGGAACGGGCGGTTGACCATATTCTGGCTGGTTTTCAACAAGACTTTCCGGTGGTGGAGCAAGGGCGCGTGGTGGGCGTGCTCACGCGCAACGATTTGCTGAAAGCGCTCTCGCAGCGCGGCCCAAACGGCCGGGTCGAAGACGCCATGCAGCGCCAATTTGAGACCGCCGACCCGAACGAGATGTTGGAAACTGTTTTTGCGCGATTGAATGCGAGTCGCTGCCATTCGCTGCCGCTCGTGCGCAACGGCCAGCTCGCGGGCATCCTTACGATGGATAACGTCGGCGAATTTTTGATGGTGCAGGCGGCGCTGCGAGGGGCGCGGGCATGA
- a CDS encoding ferritin-like domain-containing protein — protein sequence MLKTKPTIIMSELEKKLEQGWEKLTALLDPKQRAEKTLLEALQRDYLEERQTSEVLQKESGHVPYAQLRRKLLDIAAREQEHAELLAAKIRELGGEPSERAANLRKERESKTSPSTLDLLQILEREKDDYIQYLEAAHLAKEAGHENWTPLLTQIADEEQIHRRELMDIITRLNPLPVQS from the coding sequence ATGTTGAAAACCAAACCTACAATTATTATGAGCGAATTAGAGAAAAAGCTGGAGCAAGGCTGGGAAAAATTGACCGCCTTGCTCGATCCGAAACAGCGCGCGGAAAAAACACTTCTGGAAGCATTGCAACGTGATTATTTAGAAGAGCGGCAGACCAGCGAGGTTTTACAAAAAGAAAGCGGCCACGTTCCTTATGCGCAATTACGCCGGAAGCTGCTGGACATTGCCGCGCGCGAACAAGAGCATGCCGAATTGCTGGCGGCAAAAATCCGCGAGCTGGGCGGCGAGCCCTCGGAACGCGCCGCCAATTTGCGCAAAGAGCGCGAGAGCAAAACTTCCCCCTCGACGCTCGATCTGCTGCAAATTTTGGAAAGAGAAAAAGATGATTACATCCAATATCTGGAAGCGGCGCATCTGGCCAAAGAGGCCGGACATGAAAATTGGACGCCCTTACTGACACAGATCGCGGACGAGGAACAAATACATCGCCGGGAGTTGATGGATATCATCACGCGCTTGAATCCATTGCCGGTGCAAAGCTAG
- a CDS encoding serine protease, translating to MSTTNMKTVSLVLGSGGARGLAHIGVIHWLEENDFKIASIAGCSIGAVIGGVYAAGKLNEYEQWVRSVTKIDIFTLLDLSWEKSGLVRGDKIINTLIKLVGKKRIEDLPFSYTAVAADIVNQKEVWIKSGSLFDAMRASFAIPLLFTPFKYKGVDLVDGGILNPVPIAPTFGDETDLTIAVNLGGSPDDRKEPASVSTASVDPSSPVREKINRFITRLQQSGTSGSSRDWGAYDIAMQAFDTMQSAIARQKLAAYPPDVVIEIARNACRTLEFDRATEMIELGYRKAKECLSQVSPQRRNDER from the coding sequence ATGTCAACAACGAATATGAAGACCGTGTCACTCGTTCTTGGAAGCGGGGGCGCGCGAGGTTTGGCGCATATTGGCGTCATTCATTGGCTTGAAGAAAATGATTTTAAAATCGCGTCAATAGCCGGTTGCTCAATAGGAGCAGTAATTGGAGGAGTATATGCTGCCGGAAAATTGAATGAGTATGAGCAATGGGTACGTTCCGTAACTAAAATCGACATATTCACCCTACTGGATCTTTCGTGGGAAAAGAGCGGACTGGTGAGAGGCGACAAAATTATTAATACTTTGATCAAACTAGTTGGAAAGAAACGAATCGAAGATCTCCCGTTTTCATATACGGCTGTTGCCGCTGACATCGTCAACCAGAAAGAAGTATGGATAAAGTCAGGCAGTCTTTTTGATGCCATGAGAGCGTCTTTCGCAATACCCCTTCTCTTCACGCCATTCAAGTACAAAGGGGTCGATCTTGTTGATGGCGGGATCTTGAATCCTGTGCCCATTGCGCCGACATTTGGGGATGAAACTGATTTAACTATTGCTGTAAATCTGGGCGGCTCCCCAGATGATCGTAAAGAGCCGGCTTCCGTGAGTACGGCTTCAGTTGACCCTTCATCTCCGGTCCGTGAAAAGATCAATCGCTTTATAACACGTCTCCAACAATCCGGGACAAGTGGCAGCAGTCGAGATTGGGGAGCGTACGATATCGCCATGCAGGCTTTTGACACGATGCAGAGTGCCATAGCCCGCCAAAAGCTTGCCGCATATCCACCGGATGTAGTAATAGAAATTGCCAGGAACGCGTGCCGGACATTGGAGTTTGACCGGGCAACCGAGATGATTGAATTGGGATACAGAAAGGCGAAAGAGTGCCTGTCTCAAGTTTCGCCACAAAGGCGGAACGATGAACGCTAA
- a CDS encoding HdeD family acid-resistance protein — protein MTNFPLLNAFASHWWVLLLRGIGAVLFGILAFVWPGLTLVALVFLYGAYALVDGVTAIFVAGRARAWWMIFAGLFGIIAGVLTFIFPGITAFWLLILIASWAVVRGLFEIVTAIQLRKELTNEWMLILGGVLSIIFGIWLFLNPAAGALTMVWLIGAYTLVFGIIMIVLSFRLRGLRQLKPAAV, from the coding sequence ATGACTAACTTTCCTCTTCTCAACGCTTTTGCAAGCCATTGGTGGGTGCTGTTGCTACGCGGCATTGGCGCCGTGTTGTTCGGCATTTTGGCCTTCGTATGGCCGGGGCTGACGTTGGTGGCGCTGGTTTTTCTCTACGGCGCTTATGCCCTGGTGGATGGCGTCACCGCAATCTTTGTCGCTGGGCGCGCCCGCGCGTGGTGGATGATCTTTGCCGGACTGTTCGGCATCATCGCCGGCGTGCTGACGTTTATTTTTCCCGGCATCACCGCATTTTGGCTGCTCATTCTGATCGCGTCGTGGGCCGTCGTCCGAGGCCTCTTCGAGATCGTGACGGCGATTCAATTGCGCAAAGAATTGACCAATGAGTGGATGCTGATTCTTGGCGGCGTTCTCTCGATCATCTTCGGCATCTGGCTCTTTTTGAATCCGGCCGCGGGCGCGCTGACGATGGTGTGGCTGATCGGCGCCTACACGCTGGTGTTCGGAATCATCATGATTGTGCTTTCGTTCCGTTTGCGCGGACTGCGACAGCTCAAGCCAGCCGCGGTCTGA